The Nematostella vectensis chromosome 11, jaNemVect1.1, whole genome shotgun sequence nucleotide sequence GAGTTTGCAACAAGCCTTCAAGAAAATAAgtcattttgttaaaaatatcACAAGTATTTGACAGAGccttaataataaattaatgcGTTAAAATACACTTTCTTCCCACCCCATTGTATCTTCTCGTTGTGGTAGTCCCCCCCTGCACTTTGAGCTTTAAGCATATGTAGCATGTTGTTCTCAACTCTCTTTAACTGGGCCTAAAACTATGTCCAATGCTCTTCTCCATCAtgttcccctcccctccaccaATGTGGTACCCGAGCCTAGTATGCCCTTTCCTCCCCTCTCAACTACCCATCCCCTCCACCCCATGTGGTACCAGGGCCTAGTTTAACGTTCTTCTCTCCCCTTTCAATATGTCCAATGCTCTTCTCCATCatattcccctcccctccacccATGTGGAACCAGGGCCTAGTATACCCTTTCCTCCCCTCTCAACTACCCATCCCCTCGACCCATGTGGTACCAGGGCCTAGTATACAGTTTTTCCCTCCCCTCTTAATTATGTTAAATGCCCTTCTCCATAttattcccctcccctccacccATGTTGTACCAGGGCCTAGTTTAATGTTcttccctcccctcttagTTATGCCCAATGCTCTTCTCCATCTTATTCCCCTCCACTCTACCCATGTTGTACCAGGGCCTAGTTTAATGTTcttccctcccctcttagTTATGCCCAATGCTCTTCCCCATATTATTTCCCTCCCCTCTACCCATGTGGTACCAGGGCCTAGTATACCGTTCTTCCCTCACCTCTCATAGTTTCAAATATGTCTTACCAGTATGGTGTTCCATTCTCCTCGCCCCAGCCAAGAATTTTGATGGCATGGCCACCCAGAGCACTACCACTTGTGTGCTGATAGACACCTGGTAACCATAGAAACAAATTCTAAAAGCATGCTGGTAGATACCATCAGAGGGAATGTCAAAGCGAGCATTAAAGTATTGACAAAAAAAGGGTTGTGCCTACTAACTCTTAAATAGGGGGCAGGAATCAATTAAGATTTGTGGTATGCTTGGCTCCAATTGTCTGTTGCACTATGTTGAGCTTGGAAGCACAGCAACTGGTAGCAAAGTGCCACAGAAATTACCACAAGTATTTGAGGAAGgaggactgtacaggacctgaAATGATCCTGAGGACCCGAAACAATCCCAGGACCTGAATGATCCCTAAAAGTACCCCAAGTgctcccgggacccgaaactaTACCCCGAAATCGACCTCAAGGAATTGTGGTAATGggcaaagggaaagcagaagaaatcacttgcaattcttaaagcataattaagggttttGCCCCGGTGGTAAGCCCATAAACAGAgtacaaaacaaatacacaacttttaattgctactgaaaggaatacaacataaacatagcacagtcTTGCTCAGAACAATGAAACtgttgaccttccatcacaacTTTAAACATTTGCAGTTTTGACACATGACTCCGACGAtataaatctcgtttccggtaaacatcacccctaaaaatccatatttatttgacaaccaaaagtgtatttcaccacgaaatccatgttcacatGAGCGATTTACCAACAcatttttgtccattactgcaattccctGGGGTTCATTTCAGGGACtcctggggatcgtttcggatCCCGGGATCTGGGATCGTTgcgggtcctgtacagggcTACCCAAATATCTTTACAAAAAATAACAGTTGAGAAACAGCAGGATAAAATCAAGATGCTATTGGAGGGCGGGTCAGCCCATTCCATCTCAACCAATGCCCCTAACCTTGCTACTACCCTCAAAActacagagcaaaaaaatgtaagttttcccaaaataaggtctagTTTACTTCgttaagcttgaatttttgcatagaggttccttatggcatgtaaaccaacatatcaaaaagtgttatttcttatggattcgtcttcgagatatgaggctcgATAGTGCGATGTATAAATGTCCAAAGTatgaagtcgggctctgatcagaaattaagccaaattTGCTTGCTAATatttaaatttcatatcttctaaatttctttaaaatttggaattaagttCCCTGCTAGCAAGGCCtcttctctgtatttcgctgggctacagagaaaagaggcctctgctagcagggaaggaaTTAAGCTTTGTGTCAGAGGAACTTagtgtatgcggaatcttgagcttatgtATTGAGAATTAGAAGTTTTAgtgccattttttttgctctgtcctCTCGAAACAGCTATAATTGTTTTCTACTGTTCACTGCACTGTCAAAACCAAATTAAACGCAACTTAATGGTTACCTGACTATTAAATGGAGGGCCATATATTATAAAACTGTAAAAGGTTAATATAAAACCCTcgttaaataaagtttattgtattgtattgtaaatGTTTGTTTCTGACAGTTTGTCACTGACTCTTACCACTCTTATATGTTGGGAAGTCAGCATAGACAGTAAATGCTCCCTCTACTGGTCCATTGGTCATGATTTCTTTCTGGATCTCTGCAGGATCACTGCGAACACTGTATGCACTCTGACCAAAGTGCTTATCATCAGAGTAAGACACGTTATAGCCTGGAAAATCAATAGCTCTTTTTGACAGAGTGTGGGGGGCCATACACAGAATGTAAGTGGAGCTCGCAACCAACCCCAATGTCTGCACCCATCCACAACAGCCTGCCCCCTCTTACCAATCATCTTATTTGCTCTTATGCACACAGGTCTTGGACTGTCTCTTTTAAAGGGGTACCCCTATCTGATCCCCAAATCCTTCTCAATCACCACCCCCTGTATCCCTTATACTTTTTGCACTTACATATCCCCCTTTCCCATACTCAAATCTCTATCAAACATTTTCTACATCAGAATCATCAGAATTTTGTTGGTGGAGCTGGGTGGGTATACTATGATGTAAAGAAAGCTCTCCCCgcacaaatccacttatataGATCTCACGATTTTGTTAAATAAACATaatgtaagaaaatattgttttatttattttaataggAAGGCGAAATGTTGGTTTTCTCTAGAATAATTTTTAAGAAGTGGTAAAAATcactaaaaagcgggagatttggtgctcccCACAGAAAAGCAGGAGAAGATGTCCAAAATTTTAATTCTCACGCCTAATgcaggagagttgacaggtatgcccTATACCTATACCAATATCCctgatatttttttgcatttgcATATATCCCCTATCCCCATACTCAAATCTCTATCAAACACTCTCTTCCATCTACCCCTCTGCCAATCACCCATTTTACCTGCTTCGCACTTGCGCTCACACTTGGGGGTTGGGCTATCACCCTTGCAGGGTTTTAGCTTGCCGACAACATGATGGTCACAAGCAGCGATCTTGTATGGCTGACACCCTTTGTGGCTGTCGTACTGCCCACCAGTTACAAGACCCTTGCTTGTCCAGTGATCCCTAGAAAAATTCGGACATCAAAATGGATTGCATACAAATACTAGCAGTAATATGGTATACTTACCAAGCAGACTCTGGATACCCACCATTACACCTGAAAGAtaagacaaataaaataatctaGTGAATGGTCTTTTGCCAAAAATATTTCTCCTAACAGCTGGAATGGTAAATAAACAAGGGGGTGGGGCTGAAGGACCACCTTATCATATGAGTCATATGACTTTTTTATTTGTGTAAAAGAGTTAGGGGAAACATGAAAGTGGACAAAAGAAAAGCAAACATTAAGACAATAATGGCAGCATTATGATCCTTTTCTGGTCACCAAAGTGAATAGCATGCACATAAGAGAGGCTCTTCTTTAGTAAAGCTCCACACAAAGAATACTGAACAGTAATCCAAGCTCTCTTTGgtttatggaaaaaaaactgtattTTAAATATAAGACTCTAAAATCTCTATTTAGCCTTGAGGTTGACTGTATGCTGTTTTTAAAGATGTTTGTCTTCAAAACCTCTACTACTATCAACTCGAAATCTACAATCTATCAAAAATTTGGCCATTTTGGACTCACTAACCCCATGCCACAGGTCTCACAGCATGACAGCAGATCCTCAGCAGAGATGTGAGGCATTACTTTTCCCTCTGATTTAATGCAGTAGCGATCACTCATCGCTTCAACAGCACCAAATGCCTGAGGACAGAACATATAGAGACATTTTAAACTATAGGTACCCAATCCAAACTTAATCCAAGAATGAGTGGCATAGTCAATAAAACACTGTAACTGATAACTTTGGTTTATCTGCTTCCTCTAAAAGGTTTGCAGGGGAAGACCTAAGGGggagtgggagggggggggggggagaggagcCACCCCTAGCTCCGGCTTTGGATTGGAATCCTAAATACCCATTTAATAACCCACGTAAATCTGTCTCTGTTGCAAGCTTAAGTTGCTGCACTATTTTTGTGGAAATATCTGCAATAGGGTAAATTGCCGCCCCTCTGTCCATGCCTGGACCCTCCTATGGTATTATTTATGGCATGATTCCAGATACTCTTTTCTGTGCCACAAACATCTTAATGTGCTTATGTTGGTCATGACACAATGAATCTAGATAATAGCCCCTAGGCCAAAAACATACCCAGCAGCTTCCACATGCACCCTGGTCGCGCACTTCCTTGATGGTAGGACAGTGGGGCCACTGTTCGCGGGAATCAAAATGGTCTGGTACATCATCCATAGAAATCAGGAGTTTTTCACgtacttgaaaaaaatatactgtTATCATGACTGGCTCTTTTCATTTTATCTAATTAtcatttcttgtttttttttggtgggggGTGGACGGAATTGGCCCCATGATgactcccccatcccctactAAACAATACCACATGTAAGTCACAACCATTATGGTAGGGGTGGTAACAGGAAGGGAGGCTATAGACAAAGGCtgatgccccccccccccaagtttggtacatataaagaaaatgttgttgttttgggggtctggtactgAGGAAGTTTAGTTTCTTTTAAGATACTTCCTCCATTGACTTAAGATGGTCAGAGTCACTGTTTTACTCTTCTGactacaagtcataaagtttacggaGCACCTGTGGTATGGTAACCTTAAAAGTGACAATAACCAtacagtttttccaaataaggaatatatttagttttcttataggaagtgaccgcgtctgttaaaaacaacaatttttggctaaattttcttgatatggaaTTTTACACCCCACGATTTAGCCGCTCCCGTAATTTTCACGCATACTGCATCTCGGCGCAAATTAAGGTTTGTATACAAACGTAAATATTTCCCAGGTTATTGCATTATGCTAGTTTCCGGCGCAGACGCTCATCGTATGGGGGGGTTCTGCCTGAAACTAGATCAGCATTACGCTTGCAAACAAAATCGATGCGTTCAGACGCAACGGAGACGTCGTCAATACGCATAAAACTCTAATAATAAAACtccaaaaaaactttttgaatATCGAGAACATGGCTGAAATTTGTTCCGTGAAATTAATATCTTTTCTTACATGGCAGGAGTGGTCCTTTCTTGGCTCCACACAATCTCTTGACATCCTCGATGGTGTACACTTCAGCAAAATTTTTGCCCGCTTTCCAGGTCGTATGCAGGCTATTTATGAAGTCAATCGCTTCCATAGACAGTGGATTCTTGTCTACGGGCGATTTGGTGAGAATAGGACCAGCGCTAGCTAGCGCTACAAAGGTGGCAAGAATTGCAACGCTAAACATCTTggacttatttttttttccaaaagagCTGTGATAGAAGACCCGCGCTCACTCGCTTGAATCGAAGGAATGATCGCAAGACGCAACCGGTGTCAGTTTCCCGTCATGGGACTTGCATGTGACCAGCCTCGCCCCCAGTCGGGTCGAGAATAGcgcaccgaaaaaaaaatgctgaaaTTATATGTAAACAGGGCGACAAAAGCACCGAACTTAGCATGAATATAGCCTAAGAGATTGTTATCGATATTAAGACCGTAATTGCCTATTGGTAGCATGAGcagatttttttaagaactttcattatgggtaccctgtggtgatattttcatcacaatcatccatcatcctcggggacccagggcgttgCGGAGATCGGGGACACAGAAAGCCCGAGATGCATCACAATGCGCAACACACACAGTGGAACGTCTCTATAACGGACCGTATCGACTTCATTTTTACTTTGAATTCTTTAGAGTGCATAACTTGCTGTTTCCGTAAAGCTGTTTGAGCAATTTTCATAttgattacaaaaaaaaaaaatgtcgtaTTTGTCCTATTTGTACGCTGTGTCATATTTGTGATAAGGTCGTTCATCAAcgtttctttttttgtctcttttcATTGAAAAACAATCGAGACACAAGGACGTGTAAAACAcggtttctattttttttcatgagtTTGTCGGAATTTCTTGAACATCAAGGTGAATCCCCCCTTTAGGCGTTTAAGGGTTTATAAAGTAATAAATTACCTTAACACTGTTATCTATCCATATATAAGGATGCTTTATTTGATTTTGTGCATTAAACTCAATTACGTGTTCTAAAACTTTTACAATTTTCCAAAGATCTTGACGATTTCGACATCAtgacaaaatataatattattttcttccacattttcaaaaataacGAACGGTTAAATCCAACAAGAATTTCAAAACTTCCCGAACCCACACTGGATCAGAAAGTTGATCATAAATTAAAGGGTGAATTCTTTTGCATTATGAAACACCGACTTTTTTCGAGCGCACTTTTCTCGGTATAGGCGCGGCCAACTCGGCAATCCGCGGTGTTGCTTGGGCTACTTTTGCTCCGGGTGATACTTTCCAAGCATTCGCATCGTAATCTTCATTATATTGACTTCTACTTTTAGGCCGTGCGAGTTGCTGTACTCTTAGCGACGGGAGGGCCTTCTTTGCAGTGTCCGATACCTCCCAAATCACCGGTCTTGCGTCTTTGTAACTCCTATGTGGGGCTTTGGGATTTGCTAACGTCGAAACCCTCTCCGAGCAGTTTGCGAGTTTTGCTGCCTCGGTGAGGTCAGACTCCCATTCGCTCCAATCCCACTCACTGTTGGGTTTGATATTCAAAGGTGCATAGGACTTTGATTTCGCGAGCATCTCGATTCGTTCCGAAGGGGTTGCATTCTGCGCAGCTTCGCTGACTATGCTTTGAACCTGTCGGCATGGCTCGTAATCTTTAGGAGTAGACTTTGGGTTGGCTAGCGTCTCCACACGTTCGGTGGCTGATGCGGACTTTGCGGCCTCACTGACAGTCCAGATAGGAGTGGgtctgaaaaaaaagataaaggagtacagcaacaaaaaagtcatttgggtgggggtggggggggggggggggtgggggtcggGTGAGGATGGGAGGCAGTCATAGTTATTAATGGAAAAAGGGTTGCATTTGATCATTTTCCAATAAGCAATAATCCCCTTTTTAGTGGCAACAATGGGGAGGGACTCCTTTAAAAACAGACAAGGTTAGCATCTGCAAAATTAATTTTTACCCTAAGGAACCCTTGGGTGTAGTCAAAGAAAATTCTTatccctaagagatagcaaattggtgtggtagaaggaattttttaaccctgagagatagcagaatcgaaaaaaaaccGTCAAAAACCTCCTACTGTAAGGAATAGCAGTttgtcgaattttataccctaagataTAGCAGAATCAGAAAACCCCTTAAACACTCACAAAGAAATAGCAGTTGGTTGAATTTTCTACTCTGGAAAATAGCAGAATcagaaaaatccttcaacatcccctaagggatagcagttggtcaaaATTTTATTCCCTAAAAATAGGATGATCACCcttgtctacttttctggcctaggggggggggggaatgcaTACACTGCACACCTGTGTAGGGGACTGGAGAATACTCGGTCACTGATGATCATTGACGCTGCCCTAATTCCTTGGATAGTAAAACCAACCCATAAAAGTCCCTACTGTATGCTGCGATTTTCtccaaaaaaagatttttggaGAATATCATAGTGACTTACTGATTTCATGCAAAGGGactgtttaaaaaaaggagaCAACCCACCTGTCACCAACATAGTCTTTATGCATGCTTTTGCTTTTGCATAGTTCAGCTTGTCGTTCACTTAAAGctgaaatgtaaaaaaatatatataaattaaGGTAAAGCCTAGTCTTGGGGTAGTGAATGTgttggggaggaggggggccGGGGGGAGGACAGATACAATGCAAGTTTTCCTGAAATGTTCCTCCAGAAAAGACCACTTCTCTACCTCTCATAGATATGTCTACTAAACTACCTCTAGCTATGTGCCTGTTTATCATAATTTTGTAGCAGGGATAGGAAACAGAAACCCTTTTCTTTGGTACAGATATTGTGAAATGCAAGACCAGCAAAATCTGATAGATTGATTATAGCTAAAtgtatatataaataaattgaaaTATCGAAAAGAATGTGTGTTTACGGGTCTAGGGGTGTGCCAAGCTGCCCCTATTGTCAGTTATTATgcttttaaatatatttaaaaaaggaaatccacaacaacaacaaaaaaatctgGTACTCCTTTCATAAAATCTTCGCTTCAGTCTATAGCTTTGGTCCCTCAGACTGGAACTCCTGGGATCCCCCCACTGATGCGACATTAAGCATAACTTCCAATATTGTTGATTATTAGAATATGGGTAAGACATGTGATGGGATATTAAACATGGGATATTATGTCACctttttgattctatataTAGTGCCAATATACAAGTATCTCATTAACGATTTGTAAATAACGAGGAATACTGAATTCTTTACTAATGAAGAATTCAATCTGTGTGATTCAGCGAGACAGAAAGTGACTTGGGCTGCACTTATCTGAATGCAATTTATACTACTTTACCTGGAGTCGTAGCTTGTATATTTGACCAGTCTTTAGCTAAGTTGTTATCCCAATACACAGAGCGCCTAAATGTAGacagaataataaaaaaaaacatttctggCATTATACAACAGTAAGCGACAAATGGAAGCAGGGGATTCATTTTAAATAGGTTACTTAATCAATTACGAAAGCTCATAATAAATATGTAGATCAGGTTGAAAATCTGATTAGGGAATTTTCAGGGATAAAGATGTCTCTTATAAAGCATTTTAAAGAAGATTTGAATCAAAGAGAAATGGATCAATTAAAGTTAAGATCTACGAGATCAAAACCACAGAATGTAAAAATCAGGTTGCTTGTGTTCAAAAAGCGAGCTTTGGTTTTGAGTTTGAGAGAAGTTTATATTCAAAACTCTGACAGAAAACCACAGCAAACTAAATCGTAGTTGAATTTTATCATAGAATGAACGACTTTACCTGTCTTCTAGAAAACCTTGAGGAACCGGTTTTGGCTTGGCGAGTTGTTCAATTCGGcttttgtctacaaaaaaatacaagaattCCACAATTAAATAATCTATGCAGCCAAACACAAATATCAAACATGATTAATGGACATACCTCTGCTTTGTTTggcagtctgtttttcttgttctgtGGTTTCTTTGCTTCGTTCTTGTTCCTCCATGTTGTAGATCAAGTGTTCGAATGTTTGTTGTCACGTTGGGCCATTCAACTGCTCGTTGTCAAGTACGCGTCCTGTTTTTCATAGCAACTACCGCGCGAAAACTGGGGATAGAAATTCCGATGGTCTTGGTTtcacacaggaaacccaaggATCATAGATAAATATCGatccaaaataaaatattttaaaaggaGGAGGCAAAGTAATTCGTAAGTTGTTGGAGAATTCTCCGCTGGAAATAGAATATTGAAagtaacagaaaaaaaagtttcaaaAAGTTCTAGACCCAGTGTACCATGGTCCCACAGGAACCCCAGTGTTGACGATGggaaacaagatggcggccgccGCGGCAAAGCTGTCTGGCGCAGCAAGCAATCTGACTCCCATCCCTCACATAGAACAGCTTTCACCCAGGGTAATCAGATTGCTAGGATGCAACCCTGGGCCTTTTACCTTGCTGGGTACTAATACATACATTATTGGAACGGGAAAAAGGTAAAGAAAAGTTATGACCAGTTAGCTTGATGCAattgtcatttgaaacccccacccccatggtcccggggaagtgtggggATAACGTGGGGGcttagagcacttttgaacgAGAATCTGTAGTGAGGGGGTGGGTTAATTGACTGTTTTGGACTCTAAGAATTGTCCCCACCCTAGAGTCTTGGGGACAAGTGAAAAGCGTCACAAATGTTTTTTGCAAAAGTCAAGTCATCATTTCCATGTATCAGCATGTGGCAAGCTGCACTGCAAAATGTGCGAAAACCAATATCAATGATATAACCAACGCCAgatgaaaattatttatttttccatttttttattaactgttatcttcatagttATTGGTAATGTACTTGctgaagtgtactggctttgaaagataaaggcttatttcagatgacttgACTTTAAATGTCAggtagttgcctatagtttgTATTTcgaggggtaggggcattttACCGCAGTGTTGTcacaagggggtgggggcttttctctgtttAGTACAGCGTCAAAGTCtataccccacccttccccgggGACCATGGAtgtgggggtttcaattgactagtgcattatgCACAAATCATTTGAAACCCTCCTAACCGGCTAAcccatagctgtcaactcacccgcatTAGACAGGTGTCACAACAGTTTGGATGTCATCCAAAGCCCAGTTTATGTGAGAAtcttcatacattctctgcattggcttttttcaaatatttaccGTACTTCGCCCAATTTCACAGGATTTCTGTCTAAATTTGGTTGACGGTTGCGAATCCCATGGTCCCGTGGAAGGATTAAATAACACATATTTAGTGTATTTCACCTGTTTTCACAAGATTTATGTCCATGTTGGGACGACAGCTATGTAGCCTATTTATATCTCTGACATTTTTGTATTGTTGAACCATAATATTCAAGT carries:
- the LOC5505945 gene encoding cathepsin B, encoding MFSVAILATFVALASAGPILTKSPVDKNPLSMEAIDFINSLHTTWKAGKNFAEVYTIEDVKRLCGAKKGPLLPLREKLLISMDDVPDHFDSREQWPHCPTIKEVRDQGACGSCWAFGAVEAMSDRYCIKSEGKVMPHISAEDLLSCCETCGMGCNGGYPESAWDHWTSKGLVTGGQYDSHKGCQPYKIAACDHHVVGKLKPCKGDSPTPKCERKCEAGYNVSYSDDKHFGQSAYSVRSDPAEIQKEIMTNGPVEGAFTVYADFPTYKSGVYQHTSGSALGGHAIKILGWGEENGTPYWLVANSWNSDWGDEGFFKIKRGNDECGIESGIVGGLPPKFSVEA
- the LOC116613830 gene encoding testicular haploid expressed gene protein, whose translation is MEEQERSKETTEQEKQTAKQSRDKSRIEQLAKPKPVPQGFLEDRRSVYWDNNLAKDWSNIQATTPALSERQAELCKSKSMHKDYVGDRPTPIWTVSEAAKSASATERVETLANPKSTPKDYEPCRQVQSIVSEAAQNATPSERIEMLAKSKSYAPLNIKPNSEWDWSEWESDLTEAAKLANCSERVSTLANPKAPHRSYKDARPVIWEVSDTAKKALPSLRVQQLARPKSRSQYNEDYDANAWKVSPGAKVAQATPRIAELAAPIPRKVRSKKVGVS